In one window of Polaromonas naphthalenivorans CJ2 DNA:
- a CDS encoding recombinase family protein, translating into MRFSDPRQASGHSSERQMAYATQWAAEHGLLLDETLSLRDEGLSAYHQRHIKSGALGVFLVAVEQGRIPTGSVLVVEGLDRLSRAEPIQAQAQLAQIVNAGITVVTASDGKKYSREHLKANPMDLVYSLLVMIRAHEESDTKSKRVLASIRKQCEGWIAGTNRALIRNGKDPVWLRLVDGQWQEIPERVAAVREGLRLYLMGYGATKIIERLTEQRLSLTGRGPQSLQIYRLVKQRALIGEKEMALGTDTYRIPGYYPALLTTAEWDGLQLANSGRGRRRVKGPVPHILTGIGITVCGYCGRALVGQNIGTRNRDELGRIQPGHRRLHCTSYSHGGCSVGGSVSVYPFERALMEYCSDIVNLQALYGADRSAGPMAKLTKARQDLVDVASKLERLTDAMLASAGDGVPLTFAKRARELEAEQQRLEATIQEAERDLAATARTDIQGTDEAWKRLAAGVEAQEYEARLQTRQLVADTFERIVIYQRGVRPTPTEDKGPMDMMLMAKGGTARMLRIDRKGQLIMAESLSESVGTNRNTPITP; encoded by the coding sequence ATGCGGTTCAGCGATCCGCGCCAGGCTTCGGGCCACAGCAGCGAGCGCCAGATGGCTTACGCCACCCAGTGGGCCGCTGAACACGGCCTCCTCCTGGACGAAACGCTCTCGCTGCGGGATGAGGGTCTATCGGCCTACCACCAGCGGCACATCAAGTCCGGGGCACTCGGCGTCTTCCTGGTCGCTGTCGAACAGGGCCGGATACCCACTGGGTCTGTGCTGGTGGTGGAAGGCCTCGACCGACTTTCGAGGGCAGAACCGATCCAGGCCCAGGCCCAACTGGCTCAGATTGTAAATGCCGGCATCACGGTGGTGACGGCCAGCGACGGAAAGAAGTACAGCCGCGAGCACCTCAAGGCCAACCCGATGGACCTGGTGTATTCGCTGCTGGTCATGATTCGCGCCCATGAAGAAAGCGACACCAAGAGCAAACGGGTACTGGCCAGCATCAGAAAACAGTGCGAAGGCTGGATCGCTGGCACAAACCGCGCGCTGATTCGAAATGGAAAAGACCCGGTCTGGCTGCGGCTGGTAGATGGCCAGTGGCAGGAAATACCAGAACGCGTGGCGGCTGTGCGTGAAGGCCTGCGGTTGTATTTGATGGGCTACGGGGCCACCAAGATCATCGAGCGACTGACCGAGCAGCGGCTTTCGCTGACAGGACGCGGCCCCCAATCGCTGCAGATCTACCGACTGGTGAAACAACGAGCATTGATCGGCGAAAAAGAAATGGCCCTGGGCACTGATACCTACCGGATACCCGGCTACTACCCTGCCCTGCTGACCACGGCCGAATGGGACGGCCTGCAGCTGGCCAACAGCGGCCGTGGGCGGCGCAGGGTCAAGGGTCCAGTGCCTCACATACTCACCGGCATCGGAATCACCGTGTGCGGCTATTGCGGCCGCGCGCTGGTTGGGCAGAACATTGGCACCCGCAACCGGGACGAACTCGGCCGCATCCAGCCCGGCCACAGACGCCTGCACTGCACCAGCTACTCGCACGGCGGTTGCTCGGTCGGCGGGTCCGTGTCCGTCTACCCGTTTGAGCGAGCTCTGATGGAGTACTGCTCGGACATCGTCAACCTGCAGGCGCTATATGGAGCTGATCGGTCGGCCGGACCGATGGCCAAGCTGACCAAAGCCCGGCAGGACCTGGTGGACGTGGCCAGCAAGCTGGAAAGACTCACCGATGCCATGCTGGCCAGCGCCGGGGATGGCGTGCCGCTGACCTTTGCCAAGCGTGCCCGCGAGCTGGAGGCAGAACAACAGCGGCTGGAGGCCACCATCCAGGAGGCAGAGCGCGATTTGGCTGCAACGGCACGCACCGACATTCAGGGCACTGACGAAGCGTGGAAGCGCCTTGCGGCCGGTGTGGAGGCGCAGGAATACGAAGCACGCCTGCAAACCCGCCAGCTGGTAGCCGATACCTTCGAGCGCATCGTGATTTATCAGCGTGGTGTGCGACCAACACCTACCGAAGACAAAGGCCCGATGGACATGATGCTGATGGCGAAAGGCGGCACAGCACGCATGTTGCGTATAGACCGCAAAGGCCAATTGATCATGGCCGAAAGTCTGTCTGAATCTGTGGGCACAAACAGAAATACGCCCATCACCCCGTGA